The genomic region ACGCCAATTTCTTGCTACCATCTATCCTAGCGCTGAAAAAGCCAGAGGTTGTCAGTCAGTTCGTACCAGCAGAGGTTGTCTCGGGTACGCGGATCAATAGCACGTTTGCCCATCCGAATAATTTCGTACTTTATTTACTACTTTTTATTTGTTTGGCTTTCTGGCAACTGTTACGGGGAAACAAACCGCGCTGGATGTGGTTGATTCTCTTATTTTTAATGGCGAATCTCTATGTCGGTACTGGGGCAATTTTTGGTTTAGTCATGCTCGTGACTGCTCTCGGAATTGCGATCGCCCCCAGGTTGAAATTTTATAACGCCCTTGGTGGCATCATGTTACTGCTGTTGGTTATAGTTCTATTTGCCAGCACGGATTACGGACGCAGCCGCCTGGATGGAATTTCCAATACGCCACTGCTGAACCCAGATATCGACGTTTCGCGGGCGATCGTCATGTCGTTTTCCGACTACAACAGTTTTAACTGGCGGATTGCCCAGTGGTATTATCTCTTACGCGCATGGCTGTACGAACCTTGGTTTGGCTACGGACTTGGTACGGGCGTTTACTTGAGTCCGTATAATTTAGTACCGCACAACGACTACATCCGCGCTTTAGTAGAAGGAGGTATTATCGGTTTGGTAACGTTTGTGGCACTCTTAGTAGCACAGGCGATCCGACTGCTCCAACTGCTGCGACAAGCTCCTAAAGGTAGCGATCGCTGGAATTTTTGCTGGAGTTTGCTAGCTCTACTGATTGCAACGTCCTTAGGTATGGCAACAGATAATGTTTGGAGCGGTACGGCTTTTTACTTTTACTGGTGGACTGTAATGGGTATAGCAGGCTGGAACTGGCAAGAGCGGAAGGATCGCAGTGCAGGCGATCGCGCGATGCTGTTGACGATGGAGACTGCTATCGAAGTGAAAAATTAATCCTCATTCAAAATGAATCCGTGAAAACACAATCTCCCATTTCCTTATCAACTGCTAGCAGTACTCCTGCGTACCTGCGTTTATCTGAGGAAACACAAGAATTGTTGTGTTGTCCAGTTTGTTCCTCTCAATTAGAGTTGGACGAGTCTCAGCTCAAATGTACGAACGGTATGTGTCAGGCTTGTTTTCCTATTGTGAATGGCATCCCTATACTGATTGACGATGAGGCAAGCGTGTTTGCGATCGGCGATTATCTCGATATAGACAATACAACTCTCAAACCAAAACCTCTATGGGAAAGACAACTCATTAATTTAATTCCCAGTATTCATTTAAATCTTAAAGGCAAACAAAACTATCAAAAATTTGTTGCCTTACTTCAGCAACGCCATTCCCGTCCAAAAGTTTTAGTTGTTGGTAGTAGCATCAGAGGTCAAGGAATGGAACCTCTATATTTCGCTCCTGACTTAGAACTTGTAGAAACAGATGTTGCCTTTGGCGCGGATGTCTCAATTATCTGCGACGCTCACAGCCTCCCTTTTGCCGACAATTCCTTCGATGGAGTTGTCATTCAAGCCGTCCTCGAACACGTCGTCGACCCTTATCAGTGCGTCGCAGAGGTGCATCGCGTTCTCAAACCAGAAGGCGTGGTTTACTCCGAGACTCCTTTCATGCAGCAAGTTCACTTGGGGAGATACGATTTTACTCGCTTTACCCACTTGGGACATCAGCGTTTATTTAGAAATTTTGCCGAAATCGCTAGCGGTCCAGTCTGCGGTACGGGAATGGCACTCGCTTGGAGCTATCAGTATTTTCTGTTGAGCTTTGTCAAGTCATCCCTTGCTAGAGCTTTAGTAAAGACAGTAGCAAGGTTAACTAGTTTTTGGTTGAAGTATTTTGACTACATATTAATTGACCGAGCCGGAACATATGATGCGGCATCTGGTTTCTATTTTCTCGGTACGAAAAGCGATCGCACTGTTTCAGATCGAGAATTGCTGGCTCAATATAAAGGCGCTCAAGCTAGCTCTTTTTAAAAGAGCTTTACCATAAAATGGTATTTTTTACCTGAGAGAAACCAAGGCGGCTGCTTGGCATCTGTCGTTCCTTGGTTTTGAAGTTTATAGCAATTTAATGCGATCGATTGCGATCGCATTGCGATCTATATAGATCCATTTCAAAGTTCAATTATTAACTAATAACCGCATAGCAATATATCGATTTATCGCAGAAATCGAGATCGAGACAAGTCAATGAATGACAAGCTCGTGTTTGTATCAAGACTTGTTCATCTATGAAGAGACATTGCCCGATCGCTGCTCCTTGTCATGAAGATCGAAGTGATCGGATCGAGTCAAAAAATGATTTCAATTGGCTATTATGTATTTTCGATATCTAGACGAACTGAAAAGGAATACTCTAGCGTAAGAATCATAATTGACCAAGTTGAAATTTAACAACATGCCTAAAGTTTCAGTCATTATTCCAGCCTACAATTCCATGACATATTTACCAGCAACTCTAGACAGTGTGCTGAGACAGACGTTTGCTGATTTTGAAGTATTCATCGTTGATGATGGTAGTTCCGATAATACTGCTGCATGGGGCAGTCAAATCCAAGATCGGCGCGTCCAATTGATGACTCAAGCCAATCAAGGTACTTGCGCCGCACGCAATACAGGTATTGCTCTGGCGCAAGGAGAATATATAGCATTCCTCGATGCAGATGACTTATGGCATCCCACCAAGTTAGCTAAACAAGTCCGCTATTTGGACGAACATCCAGAAGTCGGCTTAGTGTATACTTGGACAGCATTGATCGATCCCGAAGGTAGACCTACGGGCAGAATCTTTGCTAATCGCGATCGGGGTGATGTCTGGCAACAACTCGTACAGCGCAATATTACAGAATCTGGCAGTTCGTTTATGATGCGCCGTCGTTGTTTTGAAACTGTAGGGGTATTCGACACGACCTTATCCCACGTTGGCGACTGGGATATGTGTTTGCGAATTGCCGCTCGCTATAATTTTGGGGCGATCGAGGAACCTTTAGTGTACTATCGCCAGTACTCGAACAGCATGTCCAAAAACTGGCAGCGGGTGGAGAAATGTTTTTATACAGTGCTAGACAAAGCATTTCAATCTAAATTGCCAGAACTACAAGATTTAAAAGACCGTTGCTATGGCTTGGTAAACTTAACCCTTGCTTGGAAATGCCTGCAAACTCAAACCAAGGATTACAAACAAGCGATTCAATTTCGTACCACCGCGATCGCCTATTCCCCTCAACTGCGGTACTCTAAAGAGTACGTTCGCCTGAGTGTAGCAATTGCGATCGTGCGCTGGTGTGGCGCTGATGGCTACAATCGCATCTTGGCAGTATTTCATGCTCTGCGGCGACGAATCTCGAACCTCAGAGATCGGCTTTCAGTTCCTCTCAGTCCGGGTTAAGTGTTGCTTGTAACTTATGCTTCAAGTAGTTCGAGTCCTCAATCGTCTAGTTTAGTGCGACCGGACGGCGACGAACTACCGTCTAAAACCAAGAATTAATGCATACCAACCAATCTCTCAAAACTCTCAAAAACAAAGTCCTCCAAGGAGGTATTTATCTAACTATTAGACAGTTAGCAGCATCAGCGCTTTCATTAGTCAGCGTGCTGGTAATTGCTCGCGTCTTAGGACCAGAAAATTATGGGGTAGTTGTCTCGGCTGCATTTATTCTTTACTTTACTTTCTGGACGGCAAAATGCGGCTTAGATGTCTACTCGATCCGCCAACCCACTTTACCTAAAGATGCCGCAGAGCAGATTTTAGCGTTTTACAATACGGCAGGAATCGGGCTGTGCCTGCTGCTGTGGTTTGCTACGCCTCTAGTGGGTGCGTGGACGGGACAAAGCGTGCTAGTCGAAGTACTGCGGTGGCTAGTTC from Chroococcidiopsis sp. SAG 2025 harbors:
- a CDS encoding O-antigen ligase family protein, giving the protein MNVRNEIRRLATSYLPASQVSFWIGVAGVLVGLAAGILVAAQPVYLFAGVVAFAIIINFFADFERTAIALLILRSSLDIFSAQQIPALFALGLAALTLLYVAAAFLERRTIHTDWFWWFLLAWVMLQGLWPVLCILGGLGLDASPYLVDNVREWTRLFSWAMVYLLVMQMKDRVAPQKIIALLFFSLIPPIIVGILQKYANFLLPSILALKKPEVVSQFVPAEVVSGTRINSTFAHPNNFVLYLLLFICLAFWQLLRGNKPRWMWLILLFLMANLYVGTGAIFGLVMLVTALGIAIAPRLKFYNALGGIMLLLLVIVLFASTDYGRSRLDGISNTPLLNPDIDVSRAIVMSFSDYNSFNWRIAQWYYLLRAWLYEPWFGYGLGTGVYLSPYNLVPHNDYIRALVEGGIIGLVTFVALLVAQAIRLLQLLRQAPKGSDRWNFCWSLLALLIATSLGMATDNVWSGTAFYFYWWTVMGIAGWNWQERKDRSAGDRAMLLTMETAIEVKN
- a CDS encoding methyltransferase domain-containing protein, with amino-acid sequence MKTQSPISLSTASSTPAYLRLSEETQELLCCPVCSSQLELDESQLKCTNGMCQACFPIVNGIPILIDDEASVFAIGDYLDIDNTTLKPKPLWERQLINLIPSIHLNLKGKQNYQKFVALLQQRHSRPKVLVVGSSIRGQGMEPLYFAPDLELVETDVAFGADVSIICDAHSLPFADNSFDGVVIQAVLEHVVDPYQCVAEVHRVLKPEGVVYSETPFMQQVHLGRYDFTRFTHLGHQRLFRNFAEIASGPVCGTGMALAWSYQYFLLSFVKSSLARALVKTVARLTSFWLKYFDYILIDRAGTYDAASGFYFLGTKSDRTVSDRELLAQYKGAQASSF
- a CDS encoding glycosyltransferase family 2 protein, producing the protein MPKVSVIIPAYNSMTYLPATLDSVLRQTFADFEVFIVDDGSSDNTAAWGSQIQDRRVQLMTQANQGTCAARNTGIALAQGEYIAFLDADDLWHPTKLAKQVRYLDEHPEVGLVYTWTALIDPEGRPTGRIFANRDRGDVWQQLVQRNITESGSSFMMRRRCFETVGVFDTTLSHVGDWDMCLRIAARYNFGAIEEPLVYYRQYSNSMSKNWQRVEKCFYTVLDKAFQSKLPELQDLKDRCYGLVNLTLAWKCLQTQTKDYKQAIQFRTTAIAYSPQLRYSKEYVRLSVAIAIVRWCGADGYNRILAVFHALRRRISNLRDRLSVPLSPG